In Euphorbia lathyris chromosome 2, ddEupLath1.1, whole genome shotgun sequence, the sequence TGATTTAGGATGAGAACGCATGTTGTAAATACAACCTAACTCACCCTAGAATGTATCTAAAATGATTAGAATTGTCTTACATATTTAAGGAGTCTCATAGCTTACCAATTTATCAGCGTGAGATGTTTAACAAGACCTCTTCACTCCCAATTCATTTATAAGTGACGCTAATATCTGCGAGGGCCCAACATTAAACCATGCTTACAATAccataaaaacaaagtaagacttactttattaaaaacaaagtaagcatagcctaacgcATCCCAAAATATAACTCAAAGGGCTAGGATTAAAAGGTGAGGATTGTCTCATATATTTAAAGAGTCatataatttttcaatttaacAATGTGGGATATTTAATACATGTACATCAATGTTATTTTTATCTAATATCACACACTAAGAATAAATAGTTCATTACTACTATTCATTTTTTCCTCCACACAAGTTAGAATGTTATATGACGGATAACAAATAACGGGTATTTCCATTTCCGTCCCATAgtcacagttttttttttttaaatttcattccATCCCAATATCCAAAACATGTTTTTATACCATTTTATACGATATTCAAGTAGTCCCGTTAAAATCGGATGACAACTAGTCTATTTGCCAAATATACTAGTTATTTGAATATCGGTTATGATTGGAGATTGAAAGTAAGAAAGAGTGTGATAAGTTTTGATACATGTTTATTGTACTATGAATGAAGTGATTGCCTGCCAAATATAGTGCCTGGAAACCGACTGAGACAAATTGGCAGATCCACCAGAAAAACATCCCAAATCCATGCGCGTGGCCATAAAATCCATCACTTCCCTGCAACCAATTCTTCATTcgtagattaaaaataaaaactagtaGTATTTCGTAAATTATCAAACAAAACCATATCATCATCTTATTCACTTCATTATGCCTGCAATCATGATTCTTGGTTGCCTCACCCGCATGCCCCTTTCTATCTCCTTCTTCCCCCAAAccccactctctctctctctttctataAATCCCTCACTCCcccttcttctctctctcaccTGTagttcctccttcttcttcctcttcttcaattCTCTGTTCCTTCTTTTCAATTTCAATGGCGGTTTCCGGTTTCGAAGGCTTCGAGAAACGCCTTGAGCTTCAGTTTTTCGGGGATGATCCGGAAGGAGGATGTCAAATGGGGCTCCGTATTCTCGATTTTGATTCTCTGGTGAAAGTTTTAAATGCTGTACAATGTACTGTCGTTTCCGCCGTTGGTAACCAGTATTTTGATGCTTACGTGTTATCTGAATCAAGCCTCTTCGTTTATCCTACTAAGATTATCATCAAAACTTGTGGGACCACTCAGTTGCTTAAATCCATCCGTCCGTTGCTACACTACGCGTGTAATCTCGGCCTTTCGTTGTGTGCCTGTAGGTACACTAGAGGTAGCTTTATCTTTCCCGCGTCACAGCCTTTCCCTCACACCAGTTTCAATGAGGAAGTTTTTTACATCGAGGAAAATCTCCCTTCTAATCTCTGTTACAGAAAAGCCTCCGTTATGCCTTCCAAACTCGCTTCTCATTCATGGCATGTTTTCACCGCCGTTGATCAAACCAACTTTATCTCGTTAAATCATGATTTGTTCACTGTTGAGGTTTGTATGACGGAGCTTGACCGCGTCTTGGCGAGGAAATTCTTCCAACCGGCTGGTGACGGGAAGATCGGAGATGTTGCTGGGAAGGAGATGACGAAACTCACCGGGATTGATGAAATCAATCCCGGCGCTATCATTTGCGATTTCGCATTCGATCCGTGTGGTTACTCTATGAATGGGATTGATAACGATCGGTACTCCACGATTCATGTGACTCCGGAGGATGGTTATAGCTACGCTAGCTTCGAATGCGTCGGCTCTGTTTTCGACGATAATGATGATATTGTTCAGGTGTTAAAGAAGGCGGTGCAGGTATTCCGGCCGGCGACTTTGTCTGTTTCGGTTACATGCACAAGTCATGAAGTGTGGAGACGTGTAGCGGTTGCAGTGGAGCCACTGGGAATGAAATGCCGGAGTTGTACGGCGGATGAGTTCCCCGGGAGCGGAAGCGTGGTGTTTCAGACGTTCACTGTTCGCCGTAAATGAATCGGAAACGGAAGAAGGAAATCGGTAGATACATCGAGAGAGAGATAATTAGGGGTTTAGTGGTGAGTAGGAAAAGGAGAGAAAAATAGGGGATGAGGTGGAGGAATGTGATTGGTTAGAGGGTGATGAATGTGAGGTTGACTTGTGTagaaagatttaaaaaaaaaaattaaaaaaatgaagagATGAGGATGAGGTGGAAGCAATGCAAAAAGGGAGAATTTGGCAAGTATGATAATGCGCCCCACTGAGGCATGTCACGCCTAAGATTTTTGAGGTATTTTGTGTAGTGGGAAAggtgaaaaaaaaagtaatattgtttttttttttcaggttTATAtcaacttttaatttatttatttttcttcttggtttattttttctttcttttcactCCCTCACTTAAATATTCTCTATTatgtttttagattaaaaagaaattacaatCTTCATGTATATTCTACCCCTACATTTTCTTAATTATCCTCATATCTTCTctctaaatatttgatatttcATGGTGACAATTCGGGTTGGAATacgtaatttatattttcttatgcGAATATCATGGAAATGCACTAATAATGATAAAGTTGTGTCGGTATTGCATGggacttaattaattatttatttagggGAGATATTTGTTttgatgaaaataatatatagtaattgttttataatattaattaattattggaTTATTGGATAAGATATGCATATGCCCAACTTACCCACTTATCATGCTTTTCTTTATGCTCACTATATCAAAACTTGGGATGCTgccaatattatatatattggaTTTAAATAAGGCGTctattcaattaattaaatatcAATGTCAAATATATATTCAATAACATTCATAAACATATGAATTCAAACATTTTAGTACTAATCCATGATGAAcgtttaagaaataaaatatacaaacggaaaaaaaaaaaaacgaaaactaAACCAAGTTGATGGATATAATTAGTTAACAGAAAAGGGAAGGTAAGATAGAGATTTTTCTTTAaggatatataattatttatttaatatctaTTTAAGGGCTGGATATCCATACAAGCCCATATCTATTGGGCTGAACTTGTACTTGAGAAAATGATAGAGGAAATTACATAAAAAGAATTTATTTTACAATTAAGTATCCGCTATTTTTTAATATTCTCATAATcatgtaatttaattttataacatCAGATTTTGatgtaattatttttaattttatcaaatttacagttatctaaaattaaattaattatttaatcaaATTCCACCACTCAAAAACCTATCAAAAACTCCTATTTAAAAGGGTTATCACGTTTTGTGTATAAAGtagtttataattttaaaaatttgacAATTTTAGAATTTTGTTAATAAATCTTATACATGTATAATAAAGTAACGAATACATGTTAAATGTGTAACTTACCCAAAATGATATTAGACTCCATTTGGTCACAAACCTATTTTTATATCGGGTTTTTTCAGAGTTTAAAAAATAGAACGGTATGATTCTATTAAGGAAGTATAACAATAAATCATATGATTTAGCCGGTTTATAACgtaatttaaaagtttacaaacgaTGGTTTGTTAAAGTTTCGAGTTAAAGGATGTGTGGGTTAACTTTTAGGTGAAATAATACTTGTGATTCAGTGAATTTACAAAGTCAAACCTTATACAGtagaacctctatataggaatactctatattagaataacctcccaattgttatacaaaagtTTGGTCCCAAGTGCTGAGAGTCTTTGTTATaccaacctctatataggaataacctcccaattatTATACAAATAGTCCGGTCTCAAgtgtattcttatatagaggttttattgTATATAGGATATGTTTTGTTAACAAAATAAAGCATTTGAAATTAAACCGGTAAATTCTTATTACAACCAAAGACATCTTTttctttaacaaaaaaattatatttatatattgacaaaacacatttTCTCCAACACAGACTCGTAAACCGAAATAACAAAGCATATGGACAGAATTTTATGTTGTTTTACCAATTTAACAGTTATGAACTAAATTAATGTTTAAGTTCATTCTATACCTCTGCAATTCAATTTGGAAAATTGTGTTTTTTTAAtaggcttaaagcattatttggtcTCTGACCTATTCAAAATTGTGGCATTTGGCCTCtggcctattatttggtcacatttagcCCTTTATCTATCCCAAATTGGTGAACTTTCACCCAATTTAGATTCAAATTTAACTgaatcattatctcattgataagtaacgatattttgacacttgaacttgaaacgtgatatttcttaaagtttctttttccacattatgtggaaataaataattagattaaaaaataaaaaaaataaaaaacagatcttaaactaaaatttattaaatttaagtgtcaaaatatcgttacttataaATGAGATAATGGTTCGGTTAAATTTGaatccaaattgggtgaaagttcaccaatttgggatagatcaggggccaaatgaccaaataataggtcaagaGCCAATTGACATAATTTTAGATAGATCTGGGAccaaatagtgctttaagcctttttaatatgtaaatgtagTTTTCTTTAAAGTGTTATTAATTGTAATTAGAACTTAACTGAACAATttaaaatactttattttgtaaaaaaaacatattgcaTACTTCTATtcgtaaacttttaaaccacatgatgGATTTACatgcattttttttagtttaccctgtattatattatataatttcaaaataaaaaaaaaaaatatatatatatatatagaaaggtGGGCTTGTTTGGCTTGGCTCAATTTTGTGTTTAAGTGAGGCCTAGATTGAGCCCGGTTAAATTGATAATAGGGCTGGACTGGACTGGACTTCAGTTCCGTGTTTTTAGATGTAAGGCCGTGAGGGCATGTCCAatccgaataaaagaaaaaaagtctACTTTCACAATTTAAAGGGTAAactacaaaactaggtcaaacgagaggcccatttatatacttaacccatttactcaacctactaaatatctagactgtttttgtgtgactttcctataataccctcaatatttacgcgcatatgtctccctcccgtctgacttcgcagattcgatcatatacgaagcctgcgaagctaatcgatgggtttacttgatgaatttaattagcatatgcgaagcctgcgaaactaatgtttggtttacttgatgaatttaattagcatatttGAAGCCttgatgtgttttgaagctaattcgcgaagtggtatataacaaaaaatgccaaacaacaacagattctaacattaaaatcataacattatcaaaatttataacaaGATTACCACAATAACAGCATTAAAATcgtaacattatcaaaatttacaataagattgccacaataaactcctaacaaatcacttcaaagtgaacctgtGTTGAAGAAAGATAATACAACAAACTGAAGCTTCCAGAAACTACAGCTGTCAACATACAGCTGTCAATATCTTCAACCAAACAAACTTACTCAGCTTGGCGGGAATTCTACAATTCTGTTAGATCTAGAAGTTGTAGAAATCCAGCTGTCAAGGCTATGTAACTTTTGTATAAATACCATCATCAACTATATTGTAATTACAActtcaataaataaaattcagttttcttctttcatcttcatcatcatgtTTTCATCATGAACATTgagatggtatcagagctatggtgactagaagaaaaaaaggaaagaagaaaaataaaaacaacagaTCGAAGTCGATAGAAGAtcaatacaatccagagatagAGACTGAAGAAGAGAATCAGTTTTCAGAAGCGGAAGATTATTTCTCAGAACCAGAATCATCACAACCAGCACCTGAAGAAGAACAAATTCCAGAAATGACGAACAATTTCTTTAGTAGATCATCATCAAACAATGAAGTAATCACAGGAAATGCAAATTCAAACGCACATGCTTGTGGAAATGGAGATAATCCAGGATCTACAATTGTAAGTGTTCTTCTCACTAATGGAAATTACTTTTCCTAGAAACATGCTATGGTTAGATCTTTAACTGTTAAGAAGAAGCTTAAATttgttgaatctgatgatgatccACCTGCAAAAGAATCCACTGGCTATGATAGCTGGAAAGAATCAGATTGTTTAGTTACTGCTTGGataatcaattcaattcataAAGACTATGCAGAATCTTTTCAATATGCACCTACTTCTAGAGCATTGTGGTTAGAATTAGAGCAGCTATTTGGAGAAAACAATTCACCAATGCTTTTTAAACTTGCAAGACAGTTAGGAGCAACTATACAAGGAAATCTCAGTGTGTGTGCATATTTCACAAATTTGAAGAAGCTGTGGGATGAATTAAGTCTCTTAAGGCCATTACCTTCATGTAAATGTGGAGTTGCCAAGACTTGTGCATGTAATGCATTTAAAAGAATGCAAGATCAGTTAGATGAAGATAAGCTAATGCAATTTCTGAATGGATTGACTGATGGATATGAACATGTGATCAATCAAGTCTTATTGACAGATCCATTGCCATCCATTAATAAGGCTTTTTCAATGGTCTTAAAGATCGAAAAACAGAAGGAGATAGTGATTTCACATAATATAGAAATTGCTAATCATGCTAGTTCTTCTAATAGTTCTTTTCAAGGTGACAAGGGAAAAGGAGCTATTAGTGATCAATTGAGCAAAGAAGACAAGTTTTGTTCACACTGTAAGAAAGCTGGTCATTTGAAGATAGAATGATTTAAACTCGTAGGATATCCTGACTGGTTTAAAGATCCTAAAAGAGGAAAAGGTAGAGGTTCAAACAGGAATGGAGGTACAGACGGCAGAGGCAATTCAAACAATAGTCAAAACAACAGGTTTCCACCTCGAGCTTTCAATGTCAATGAGAACAAATTTACTCCTTTCGATGGAGATGCTGAAgaggaaaaaggggaaaatatgAACTACATGATACAGGAGGTTTACAAGATGCTTAAAGGCAAACAAACTGCAGCCAGCAACACCTCTAACTCATCTGCACCAGACCTTTCGGCATTTGCTGGTTTTGCAGGTAAAGTTATCTCACAAACATCTCCTATATTGCCTATGCATAACAATCACAATCTTTGGATTATTGACAGCGGCGCCACTAGTCACATGAGTCCTAATCTATCATTGTTTCATTCTTATTGTGCTACAAGTAATAAAAGGCCAGTCGTATTGCCTGATGGCAGCAGTCAGCATGTTCTACATATGGGAACAGTTCATCTGCATACAAACTTGTTTTTAACAGATGTTTTACATCTTCCTAATTTTAAATACAATCTTTTATCCGTGAGCCAATTGCTACAACAATCACAGATTATGGTGGTTTTCTACTCAACTTGTTGTCATTTACAGGACCAGAAAACCTCTAATATAATTGCAGTAGGAAGATGTACACGAGGTCTTTATATCCTTGAACCTCAGTCtttccaacaacaaacaataCAAGAAGCTTCCATCCTTACACCATGTCTACCACAGCCCAGCAGTTTTACTTCTCAACATGATACTTCTCCAGATATTTGGCACCTAAGATTGGGGCATGCCTCAGATAAAGTGCTAGATCATATCTCACAAATCACCCTTACACACCCCACTGTTGCTTGTGATGTATGCCCTATAGCCAAGCAACACCGATTACCTTTTCAGTCTAGTTCAATAAAGACTACTTGTAAACTACAATTGTTACATATGGATCTGTGGGGTCCTTATAAAATAAGCTCAGTCACTGGAGCATATTACTTTCTGACTATTATTGATGATCATACTAGAGCTGTATAGGTTGTTCTATTGCAAAATAAATCACAAGTTTATAATGCTATTGAAGTGTTTATTGCTATGGTTGAAACATAATTTTCTTGTGCTGTCAAAATGATCAGGAGTGATAATGGCACTGAGTTTCTTAACTCTAAGTGCACTACTTTTTTCCAATCAAAGGGCATTGTGCATCAGAGGTCATGTAATTACACTCCTCAGCAGAATGGCACCGTGGAACGTAGGCATAGACAACTCCTAAATGTAGCTAGGGCTTTTATGTCTCAAGCAAATATGCCACTTCAATACTGGGGAGAGGCAATCCTATTAGCTACCACTGTCATTAATGATTTACTTACACCAGTTCTGCAATGGAAAACCCCTTATAAACTTCTCTATGACACAGACCCAAATTATACTACTTTCCATCCATTTGGTTGTCTATGTTATTACACTAACATTTATCCTCATAAAGATAAGTTCTCCCCTCGAGCACATAAAGGTGTTTTCTTAGGATTTCCTGTTGGCCAGAAAGGTTACAAAATCCTAGACCTTCaaactaatgacattcacataTCGAGAGATGTTATTTTTCATGACACTATATTTCCTTTCAACTCATCTATCTCAACATTGCCTACTCAGTCTCATGTTCCCTCAAAAGATACTCCACCAGTTACATCTTTACCTACTTCTATCCCTATGGAACCCCCTTTGTCACAAAATTCCACAGGTAGAACTCTTAAAAAACCCACCTGGATGCAAGATTTCGTTTGTTATTCTAACAACAATTTTCCTGAGCTACCTGTGGCAGTTTTGAAACCACCTCACCTTGATTTCATAGCACATGTCTCAAGTGATAAAgaacctaagaacttcaaaGAGGCTTGCCAAGATCCTAAATGGGTTAAAGCTATGAATGAAGAACTTGCAGCTCTTGAAGATAATGGTACATGGACTTGTGTTCCATTACCTACAGAAAGAAATGTATACAGACAAGGtggatttttaaaattaaaagaaagcCAAATGGTGAAGTGGAGAGGTTCAAGGCTAGATTGGTTGCTAAAGGGTACAACCAAACTCATGGACTTGATTATTTTGAGTCTTTCAGTCCTGTGGCAAAAAATGTCACTGTCAGATTGCTTATAGCACTTACTGCAGCAAAAAATTGGTTTCTCCACCAACTAGATGTGAACAATGCTTACCTTCACGGCTACTTGGAAGAAGATATTTATCTTTCTCCACCTGAAGGTTATGACAAGTGTCCTGCACATATGGCTTGTAAACTTGTCAAATCTCTCTATGGCTTGAAGCAAGCAGGGAGACAGTGGCATAAGGAAATCTCACAAAAGTTAATGCAATTTGGTTTTCACTTCATTGTGACAATGCTTCTGCTATAGCTATAGCAAAGAATCATGTCTTCCACGACAAAATTAAACATGTGGAGATCGACTGCCATGTGGTTCGAGACTATGTTGCATCTGGTTTTCTATGTACTCCTCATGTGTATTCGCATAATCAGTTGgctgatatcttcactaagGTATTCAGTCAAAATGTTATGATGCCTTCCATGATTAAGATGGGTATGGTTACAATCGATCCAATACAAGGGAGAAGTGATTCTACTAAGCTTCAGCTTGAGGGAGGCATGTTGAAGAAAGATAATACAACAAACTGAAGCTTTCAGAAACTACAGCTGTCAACATACAGCTGTCAATATCTTCAGCCAAACAAACTTACTCAGCTTGGCGGGAATTCTACAATTCTGTTAGATCTAGAAGTTGTAGAAATCCAGCTGTCAAGGCTATGTAACTTTTGTATAAATACCATCATCAACTATATTGTAATTACAACTTCAGTAAATAAAATTCAGTTTTCTTctttcatcttcatcatcatgtTTTCATCATGAACCTTGAGAACCTGACTAATTTGGAcggaaatttctctctctagagGAAGttcagaccttttgggatgagaaatggaagtccagaccttttgggatggacgtgtcccatggtgcacaccaagattggcacaatctctcctaaccaatcatttcaaagtgaatgtgtcaatcttgagggaaatttctccctatacaggaaggaaagtcatctcccctGCATCCGAGGACGTCGCTttctagaaagggatgttatataatcaaccaccttcaggaaaaattaatcgtgttaggcaaggaaaaagacgattttggcttcgcgaaatgaggattagcgaagcatgcgaatgtaaatgtgaagGGAAAgagatgattttacttcgctaatcgatgttttcgcgaggtatgcgaggtctgaaacgtgacgatctacgtcgcatatcgatcctttcgcgaagtctgcgagtgaaaTCATGAAATTTTCTActtgcagacttcgcgaactaatcgattcgcgaagtagatcgtcacgtttcaggctctttctctttccagatcttcgcgaaatcatcgactacgcgaagtgttTTCAtggaaaaacgcagaaaaaacaagagatacttacattttttgtGCCTTTCACctttaaaagcgacaataacaatttgataaactgggaaaaacgatggaaataacgtagaataaccatttctttgatggtaacaagaagaaagaaaccaagtaacgagcaggaacaggaagatgaagaaccatggctttctaggattaggaacaCTACTAGAAAACAGCCGAACAGTGACGGAATTTTCCGTCACAAATCCTTCATTTCCGTCCCAAAATAACATTTATGACGGAATTTATGACGGATCAAAACCGTGGTTATATCGGTCGACGCAAATTCTTGTGACGGAATATTGAGACGGAAAGGTGACAGAATTCCGTCTTAAGGGGAGATGAAATTCGTGACGGAAATAAACGTTAAGACATCCTAACGTTTTTACAGACGTGTTTCCGTCACGCTTTTATGACGCATTATAAAGACAGAACAAAGCGTCTCAATATTTATTCCGTCACAAAGTATCATTCCATCACGACAATTTCCGTCACAAATATCAAATTCCTCCAGGTGTAAATATGTCACAAATTCAATCTGCTGACAAAATTCCATCTCaatataatgttattttaatattaaataatgcatttaaataaatatttattatatatatactaaatacGAATACAGTATAAACCAAAATATGTTAATATAAATCCACAAGTATAAGGTCATAATTACAGAACTAGGCAAATTAGTTGCATATAGAATATTCTAGTAATCTAATAAAATGTTTTTAGATCTGAGCCTTCAAAATGAGGAAACCTCACTGTCAATCTAATATGTTAAAGTGTGTTGTCAAGGCCATACTTTTGCACGGCTCGCTCGCCCATTCTGTATCCATCTCCATATACTAGAGAAGTGTCAGATTCAATGAAAAAGTCTTCAAGCTTTCTCTCAAATGGAGATCTTGTGCCCCGTTTTGAAGATCTGGAAGCAGAGGAAGATGCAAGATTGGGGTTGAGCTGAGTCTCTAACCACATGTGTCCAAGCACCTGACAGATACCCTCTTCATCATCTTGACTCAGATGTTGGAAACCTTAAACAATTCAAAGAACAAAATGAAGCTCAGGATCACCAAAATACAGTCAACAATTGGGGTAACCTTTTGTCAGAAGAAATTGCTATCATATATTACCACAATTTATGTGAATGCTAAAAAGAATAtgaactaaaataaatataaatataggtaCCTCTAAAGCCTTTTCATACTAGCAGCCATATGCAAATAACTTACAGAATCACTTGTTAGCTGCAATAGATgcaatgcaattaaaataaattaaaggaaaagGTATCTGGGTGATATTTTTATACCCTATTGCACCTTATTAATAATTCAAGCGACACTGCAATAACATGTCCCTTAAGTTATTACCTAAATCTCATGGTATAAAGTTCAGAACTCCCAAAGATCTGTATGTTTCCTTAATAATAACTCTGCATTTTCTGACTCAAATCTGCTGTCATATAGTATTTGCATTGATTTTAACGTTTACATGGGTTTATCATATGGActtctttccattttttttaccAAGACAATATATTCTTGTTTCATTGCTACTCCACATGCTCGTTTCCTGTCATAGTTCTTGTTATAACCAGTGCTTTTATTTACTTGCAACTCATATTTCATAGAACAATAAATTTATATTGTTTACTATACCTTCGGTAGAAGTTGAATACCAAAAATATCTAAACATAAGATATACCTTGGGAGGCCAAACAATATGAGGATTGCTGTCACTTCACAACTGCGAGTCAATTTGTAAGGCTCTGTGACCAGTTCTGA encodes:
- the LOC136219853 gene encoding S-adenosylmethionine decarboxylase proenzyme 4; the encoded protein is MAVSGFEGFEKRLELQFFGDDPEGGCQMGLRILDFDSLVKVLNAVQCTVVSAVGNQYFDAYVLSESSLFVYPTKIIIKTCGTTQLLKSIRPLLHYACNLGLSLCACRYTRGSFIFPASQPFPHTSFNEEVFYIEENLPSNLCYRKASVMPSKLASHSWHVFTAVDQTNFISLNHDLFTVEVCMTELDRVLARKFFQPAGDGKIGDVAGKEMTKLTGIDEINPGAIICDFAFDPCGYSMNGIDNDRYSTIHVTPEDGYSYASFECVGSVFDDNDDIVQVLKKAVQVFRPATLSVSVTCTSHEVWRRVAVAVEPLGMKCRSCTADEFPGSGSVVFQTFTVRRK